A single Anatilimnocola floriformis DNA region contains:
- a CDS encoding LssY C-terminal domain-containing protein encodes MNDSKTSEHAPPKSPRPTWQLALLVFLSLIGVYVLGAYVVAPMIWVSYAHRHPALDAAPTITETHSDIPGDPLNVALIGSEDDVKQIMHAAKWFAADKLSLKADVRIADDTVLKRPYDTAPVSSLYLFGRKQDLAFEQPVGGNPSQRHHVRFWKAKQSDDQGRPLWFGSASYDKQVGLSKTTGQITHHISGDVDAERDHVLETLKETGDLTVEYVDDFQPKRTGRNGGGDEWKTDGRLGVGTITISSAPKKE; translated from the coding sequence ATGAACGATTCGAAGACTTCCGAACATGCTCCGCCCAAATCTCCCCGCCCAACCTGGCAACTGGCGCTGCTAGTTTTCCTGAGTTTGATCGGCGTGTATGTGCTCGGCGCGTATGTCGTGGCGCCCATGATTTGGGTCTCGTACGCGCATCGGCATCCCGCGCTCGATGCAGCGCCGACGATCACCGAAACCCACAGCGACATTCCTGGCGATCCGCTCAACGTGGCGCTGATCGGCAGCGAAGACGACGTCAAACAAATCATGCATGCCGCGAAATGGTTCGCCGCGGACAAGCTCAGCCTGAAGGCCGATGTGCGGATCGCCGACGATACGGTCCTCAAGCGGCCGTACGACACCGCGCCGGTCAGCAGTTTGTATCTCTTCGGCCGCAAGCAAGATCTCGCCTTCGAGCAACCGGTCGGCGGCAATCCCAGCCAACGACACCACGTCCGTTTTTGGAAAGCGAAACAGTCCGACGACCAAGGCCGGCCGCTGTGGTTTGGCTCGGCTTCGTATGACAAGCAGGTCGGACTGAGCAAGACCACCGGTCAGATCACGCATCACATTTCGGGCGACGTCGACGCCGAGCGCGATCATGTTTTGGAGACACTGAAGGAAACCGGCGATCTGACGGTTGAATATGTCGACGATTTTCAGCCGAAGCGCACCGGTCGCAACGGCGGCGGCGACGAATGGAAAACCGACGGTCGGCTGGGCGTGGGAACAATCACGATTTCGTCTGCTCCTAAAAAGGAGTAG
- the holA gene encoding DNA polymerase III subunit delta has product MAETVHVFDFLKSSVAPTAGLCVLFGDEPFLRQLAREHIRGIMTKGDADTPVSQHDGSERTPEWRDVMDELATASLFGGGGARLVELREADSFVSAFRQKLEDFVSRAKSHGVLVLEVSEFPGNTRLAKMSAEGTATVVDCRPPQKTVGKNKVVDEAVIARWLSDWAKTHHDMQLSSDAAKLLLDLTGPVFGVLAQDLAKLSLFVTKGQKVTPEMVQEIVGGWKAKSMWDLGDAVADGNAADALVQLEHVLQAGEHPLAITGSLAWGLRRFALATRIFREMKQRSGVNPSLREVLLQAGFKDWPVGTLAKAEGRLKQIGSQRAGQLYRWLLELDLSLKGTHSNERRARWAVERLFLRLAKAKPKSP; this is encoded by the coding sequence ATGGCAGAGACCGTCCACGTCTTCGATTTTCTCAAGAGCAGCGTTGCGCCGACGGCAGGTTTGTGCGTGCTGTTTGGCGATGAGCCGTTTCTGCGGCAGCTCGCCCGCGAACACATTCGTGGCATCATGACCAAGGGAGATGCCGACACGCCGGTGTCGCAGCACGATGGCAGTGAACGCACGCCCGAGTGGCGCGACGTAATGGATGAGCTCGCCACGGCTTCGCTGTTCGGCGGTGGTGGAGCACGACTCGTCGAACTGCGCGAGGCCGATTCGTTTGTCTCGGCGTTTCGGCAGAAGCTCGAAGACTTCGTCAGCCGGGCCAAATCGCACGGCGTGTTGGTGCTCGAGGTGAGCGAGTTCCCTGGCAACACGCGTCTGGCGAAAATGTCTGCCGAAGGCACGGCAACTGTTGTTGACTGCCGGCCGCCGCAGAAAACCGTCGGCAAAAACAAAGTCGTCGACGAAGCCGTCATCGCCCGCTGGCTGAGCGACTGGGCTAAAACGCATCACGACATGCAACTCAGCAGCGATGCCGCCAAACTGCTGCTCGATCTCACCGGCCCGGTTTTCGGCGTGCTCGCGCAAGATCTGGCCAAACTTTCGCTCTTCGTCACCAAGGGGCAAAAAGTCACGCCCGAAATGGTGCAGGAGATCGTCGGCGGCTGGAAAGCCAAATCGATGTGGGACCTCGGCGACGCCGTCGCCGACGGCAACGCGGCCGACGCCCTCGTGCAACTCGAGCACGTCCTGCAAGCCGGCGAACATCCGCTGGCCATCACCGGTTCGCTGGCCTGGGGCCTGCGCCGCTTCGCGCTCGCGACCCGCATCTTTCGCGAAATGAAACAGCGAAGCGGCGTGAACCCTTCGCTCCGCGAAGTCCTCCTGCAAGCCGGTTTCAAAGACTGGCCCGTCGGCACCCTCGCCAAAGCCGAAGGCCGCCTCAAACAAATCGGCAGCCAACGCGCCGGCCAACTTTATCGCTGGCTGCTGGAGCTCGATCTATCGCTAAAAGGGACGCACTCCAACGAACGGCGTGCACGGTGGGCCGTCGAGCGGCTCTTCTTGCGATTGGCCAAGGCGAAACCGAAGAGCCCCTAG